The following coding sequences lie in one Fusarium poae strain DAOMC 252244 chromosome 1, whole genome shotgun sequence genomic window:
- a CDS encoding hypothetical protein (TransMembrane:1 (o333-357i)~BUSCO:50505at5125), translating into MDGQANQSWQGNRTSPNPARSSPGLPQQRRHDESWVEVASEPSSSSLSSIGDEIVTTGLRVGNPYVRRRRLQPARSLPQQNTAIHNVSAADMSSQEEYDESDSEDDRLLTSSTENTHRSEEEMDLDSEAESDGDNVTALGRVSDRPTNQPVFRPQPNAFTHPSTQRRDSAPAIPNAPPPHPHNGLTRPSFTQRSQTRPHRAGPSFMSPAVREENDAALRASLTTLLSCAHAARGLPKSKEEAEAQRVASTGVGPSNQPMELRLVPESELSQEQPRQRRVQRPAAPSPPRKRAGGSRSPSRTSKNSSGSPTTSRATKKKKVAQMEEPTTISPTLLTWVVSAGVVIVVSVVGFGAGYVIGREAGRQEALVASVGSVNDTTSCGQEVIRSSGNGLRKLRWGAVGKSIVA; encoded by the exons ATGGACGGGCAGGCAAACCAGAGTTGGCAGGGAAATAGGACGTCCCCTAATCCTGCAAGATCGAGTCCTGGGCTTCCTCAACAAAGACGTCATGACG AATCATGGGTAGAAGTCGCATCGGAACCATCGTCTTCGTCTCTATCGAGTATCGGCGATGAGATAGTCACAACTGGATTACGCGTTGGGAACCCCTATGTACGCCGACGCCGCTTACAACCTGCGAGGTCGCTTCCCCAACAAAATACGGCCATCCACAACGTGTCTGCCGCCGATATGAGTAGCCAGGAGGAGTACGATGAGAGCGACAGTGAGGATGACCGTCTACTTACCAGCTCAACCGAGAACACACATCGGTCGGAAGAGGAGATGGATCTTGATTCTGAGGCCGAGTCAGATGGTGATAACGTCACTGCGCTTGGGCGAGTGTCTGATCGACCTACAAACCAACCCGTCTTTCGACCTCAGCCCAACGCCTTCACTCATCCATCAACACAAAGACGGGATTCTGCTCCGGCTATCCCAAATGCGCCTCCTCCTCACCCTCATAATGGTCTTACACGACCGTCTTTTACTCAAAGATCGCAAACACGGCCCCACCGTGCGGGTCCAAGCTTTATGTCTCCAGCTGTCCGCGAAGAGAACGATGCAGCTCTACGCGCATCTCTAACCACTCTTCTTTCTTGTGCGCATGCAGCTAGAGGCTTGCCAAAATCAAAGGAGGAAGCTGAAGCTCAGCGAGTGGCCAGCACAGGTGTAGGACCCAGCAACCAGCCGATGGAGCTGCGACTTGTGCCGGAGTCGGAGCTGTCACAGGAGCaaccaagacaaagaagggTCCAACGCCCCGCCGCGCCGTCTCCACCCCGCAAACGGGCTGGGGGATCAAGATCCCCTTCAAGAACCTCCAAGAACAGCTCTGGATCACCAACGACCTCACGGgctaccaagaagaagaaggtggCCCAGATGGAAGAGCCTACCACTATCTCACCAACTCTCCTCACATGGGTTGTCAGCGCCGGCGTTGTCATTGTTGTGTCTGTGGTGGGGTTTGGTGCAGGGTATGTTATCGGCCGTGAAGCTGGTAGACAAGAAGCGCTGGTGGCCAGTGTTGGCAGTGTCAACGACACCACATCTTGCGGTCAGGAAGTCATCCGATCCTCAGGCAATGGATTACGGAAACTTCGATGGGGTGCTGTCGGCAAGAGCATCGTTGCTTAG